From a single Brassica napus cultivar Da-Ae chromosome C9, Da-Ae, whole genome shotgun sequence genomic region:
- the LOC106401153 gene encoding thiol protease aleurain precursor (The RefSeq protein has 12 substitutions compared to this genomic sequence) — translation MMSVRTILPSVALLILIAVSTAESIGFYESNPIRMVFDRLLEVEESVVQILGQTRHVLSFARFTHRYGKRYENAEEMKLRFSIFKENLDLIRSTNKKGLSYKLGVNQFTDMTWQEFQRTKLGAAQNCSATLKGTHKLTGEALPETKDWREDGIVSPVKDQGGCGSCWTFSTTGALEAAYHQAFGKGISLSEQQLVDCAGAFNNYGCNGGLPSQAFEYIKSNGGLDTEEAYPYTGEDGTCKYSAENVGVQVLDSVNITLGAEDELKHAVGLLRPVSIAFEVIHSFRLYKSGVYSDSHCGQTPMDVNHAVLAVGYGIEDGVPYWLIKNSWGADWGDKGYFKMEMGKNMCGIATCASYPVVA, via the exons ATGATGTCTGTGAGAACAATCTTACCATCGGCAGTTCTGCTGATTCTCATCGCCGCATCGACGGCGGAGAGTATCGCATATGATGAGTCAAACCCGATCCGTATGGTCTCCGACCGTCTCCGGGAGGTAGAGGAATCCGTTGTCCAGATCTTAGGCCAATCACGCCACGTTATCTCCTTCGCTCGCTTCGCTCACAGGTACGGGAAGAGGTACGAGAACGCGGAGGAGATGAAGCTCAGGTTCTCGATATTCAAGGAGAATCTGGATTTGATCAGATCCACCAATAAGAAAGGCTTGTCTTACAAACTCGGTGTCAATC AGTTTACTGATATGACGTGGCAAGAGTTTCAAAGGACCAAGCTTGGTGCTGCTCAAAACTGCTCTGCCACTTTAAAGGGAACCCACAAACTCACAGGAGAAGCTCTTCCGGAAACC AAAGACTGGAGAGAAGATGGTATTGTTAGCCCTGTCAAAGACCAGGGGGGTTGTGGATCGTGCTGGACATTCAG TACTACTGGAGCGCTTGAGGCAGCTTATCACCAAGCATTTGGAAAAGGAATATCACTCTCTGAGCAACAGCTTGTGGATTGTGCTGGAGCTTTCAACAACTATGGCTGCAATGGTGGCCTTCCTTCCCAAGCCTTTGAATACATCAAATCCAACGGCGGCCTCGACACGGAGGAAGCTTATCCTTACACCGGTGAAGATGGAACCTGCAAGTATTCAGCTGAAAACGTCGGTGTACAAGTCCTTGACTCAGTCAACATTACTCTG GGTGCTGAAGATGAACTGAAGCATGCGGTTGGATTGCTAAGACCAGTAAGCATAGCATTCGAGGTTATACACTCATTCCGGCTTTACAAGAGCGGAGTTTACAGTGATAGTCACTGTGGACAGACTCCAATG GACGTGAACCACGCTGTTTTGGCGGTTGGTTATGGAATTGAAGACGGTGTTCCATATTGGCTTATAAAGAACTCATGGGGAGCAGATTGGGGTGACAAAGGTTACTTCAAGATGGAGATGGGGAAGAACATGTGTG GTATTGCGACATGTGCATCGTACCCGATTGTGGCCTAA